The stretch of DNA TCGCACCGACGGCACGCCGATCTTTCATCTCACGCCGCCCAAAACGATCAGCGATAAACAGCAGCGCAGCAAACTCGATCTGCTGGCCGGCTTGAACAAACATTTCGCCGCCGACAAAGCCGATGACGGCGAACTCGCCGCCCGGCTCAATTCCTATGAACAGGCTTACCGGATGCAATCCGCCGCGCCGGAAGCTGTGGATCTGGCGCAGGAATCAGAAGCGACGCGCGCTCTCTACGGTCTCGACGACGACAAGATGGCCAAGTTTGGCAAGCTGTGTTTGCAGTCGCGGCGGCTCGTTGAGCGCGGTGTGCGCTTCATTCAACTTTACAGCGGCAGCAACAGCGGTTGGGATGCTCATGCCGATGTCGAGACGAATCACTCCGGCCTTTGCAAATCCTCGGACAAACCGATTGCCGGGCTGTTGACCGATTTGAAATCGCGCGGACTGCTCGACAGCACGCTCGTCGTCTGGGGTGGTGAATTTGGCCGCACGCCGTTCAACGAAAACGGCAAAGGGCGCGATCACAATCCCTGGGGGTTCACGATCTGGATGGCCGGCGGTGGTGTCAAAGGCGGCACGGTGGTGGGTTCGACTGATGAGATCGGACTGCGCGCTGTCGAAAACCGTGCCCACGTTCATGACATCCACGCGACGATCCTGCACTTGCTCGGCATGAACCACGAGAAGCTCACCTACCTGCACAACGGCCGCGACGAACGCCCCACCATCAACGACGGCGAAGTGATCAAGGAAGTGCTGGCGTGATCAGCAACGCCTGCCAAAACGAGACGCAAATCACCAAACGTTCAAACCCACCCCCAACCCCTCCAAGGAGGGGAGCAGAATCAGGCGGCACGTTTGTGTTGTTCCCCTCCTTGGAGGGGCCGGGGTGGGTTCGCAATAATTCATTTCTTCTTACGAACGTGCGAAGCTCTTTATCGGCTTGTTCGAATCACGCGCACCCGATGCGCTTCCGTGTCGCCAACAAAAATCGAACCATCCTTATCGATGAAAATTCCGTGCGGTCGTGTCATCCGGC from Verrucomicrobiota bacterium encodes:
- a CDS encoding DUF1501 domain-containing protein: MQNQPHILPATSRRDFLRRAGCGFGGLAFGYLLGLDGILARAGNITIDPLNPLAPRPPHHTPKAKSVIWLFLEGGPSHLDLFDPKPALEKLAGQKMPESFGRVITAMGTSDNTLMPTKRTFKQYGQSGIWVSDWLPNIAQHVDEMAVIRSCWADGLNHVGSVCQMNTGDILAGRPALGAWTTYGLGTANDKLPTFVVMADGAEPVGGPKNWSAGFLPASFQGTQFRTDGTPIFHLTPPKTISDKQQRSKLDLLAGLNKHFAADKADDGELAARLNSYEQAYRMQSAAPEAVDLAQESEATRALYGLDDDKMAKFGKLCLQSRRLVERGVRFIQLYSGSNSGWDAHADVETNHSGLCKSSDKPIAGLLTDLKSRGLLDSTLVVWGGEFGRTPFNENGKGRDHNPWGFTIWMAGGGVKGGTVVGSTDEIGLRAVENRAHVHDIHATILHLLGMNHEKLTYLHNGRDERPTINDGEVIKEVLA